From the Ruminiclostridium josui JCM 17888 genome, one window contains:
- a CDS encoding GerW family sporulation protein, with protein MDTNMNQNVTTLFSNLEDFTQNEGLIGKPVTHGDKTFIPVVSVTLGYGTGNTASKNQGSSTKEQAGGTTSGIANNMAGGALGLGAKLCTDAVIIVDKDNVSMLQVGPTATSQIMDKIPQIISGIGSKQGQQTQSSQGQQ; from the coding sequence ATGGATACAAACATGAATCAGAATGTAACCACATTATTTTCAAATCTTGAAGACTTTACTCAGAATGAGGGGCTAATAGGAAAACCGGTTACACATGGGGATAAAACCTTTATTCCTGTAGTCTCAGTTACTCTTGGATATGGAACAGGTAATACAGCAAGCAAAAACCAAGGTTCTAGTACCAAAGAACAAGCTGGCGGTACTACCTCGGGTATAGCCAACAACATGGCAGGAGGCGCTTTAGGGCTTGGTGCAAAACTTTGTACAGATGCAGTAATAATTGTAGACAAGGACAACGTTTCAATGCTTCAGGTTGGCCCTACTGCTACAAGCCAAATTATGGACAAAATACCTCAGATAATCTCAGGTATTGGCTCTAAACAAGGACAGCAAACACAAAGCAGTCAAGGGCAGCAATAA
- a CDS encoding TIR domain-containing protein, which produces MANRTGTYIAFDGLGETDPTKSDFRYYATILAWCANSNIEFNITNSHEKTYAVRDSSLKATLYARIQERLRASKNMLVILTEDTRYTGSVLSYEIEQAIDNYKIPLIIAYPGYSAILNVDALSNLWPKALADRINKSGTEAIHIAFIKDCILDAITQFHVNGKHLSNGKNYYCRDAYIQWGLIK; this is translated from the coding sequence ATGGCAAACAGAACTGGAACATATATCGCTTTTGATGGATTAGGTGAAACCGACCCTACCAAGTCTGACTTCAGATACTATGCTACTATTCTGGCATGGTGTGCAAACAGTAACATCGAGTTTAACATTACGAATAGCCACGAAAAAACATATGCCGTCCGTGATTCAAGTTTAAAAGCTACACTATATGCTCGAATTCAGGAAAGGTTAAGGGCGTCAAAAAATATGCTTGTTATTCTCACAGAGGATACACGTTATACTGGAAGTGTGCTTTCTTACGAAATCGAGCAAGCAATTGACAATTACAAAATTCCACTGATAATAGCGTATCCTGGGTACTCAGCAATTCTCAATGTTGACGCTTTAAGTAATCTATGGCCGAAGGCTCTCGCCGACCGAATAAATAAATCTGGGACAGAAGCAATACATATTGCTTTCATAAAGGATTGTATTTTGGACGCAATCACACAGTTTCATGTCAATGGAAAACACTTAAGCAACGGTAAAAATTATTACTGCAGAGATGCTTATATACAATGGGGGTTGATAAAGTGA
- a CDS encoding phage holin family protein, whose protein sequence is MDKVENRQGFGLGHLLLRVVIGAVILAITAFLTPGFSISSWFSLLLAAVVLAVLDWAVNKITGVNATPFGRGISGFIIAAAIIYVVKFIVPGYNISLLSAVIAALVYGVVDAIIPGRGM, encoded by the coding sequence ATGGATAAAGTAGAAAACAGACAAGGTTTTGGCCTAGGACACCTCTTATTGCGTGTAGTAATCGGAGCTGTCATTCTGGCAATCACAGCATTTTTAACACCAGGTTTTTCGATTTCATCATGGTTTTCATTATTGCTTGCAGCAGTAGTACTGGCAGTATTGGACTGGGCAGTAAACAAGATAACAGGTGTAAATGCAACTCCATTCGGCCGTGGAATTTCCGGCTTCATTATTGCAGCCGCTATCATCTATGTTGTCAAGTTTATAGTACCAGGATATAATATCTCTCTCCTTTCTGCTGTTATTGCTGCACTGGTATATGGTGTAGTCGATGCAATTATTCCTGGACGTGGTATGTAG
- a CDS encoding TIR domain-containing protein, translating to MAYRTKTYIAADWDGDKNAVDKLREWNDGEKWSLSFTDAHDLTQARDDSLNCSIKASLAMRMDASKTFVLIVGSNTKSRRSGECTYCSNFDNGKCKTGHTVSNDSFIEYECKKAVRDRENIKIVILYNAATVNKSKCPDVIKEYGTHAPMQKMKDGKHYWDYQSVKNAMGL from the coding sequence ATGGCTTACAGAACAAAGACGTATATTGCGGCAGACTGGGACGGCGACAAAAACGCTGTTGATAAACTGCGTGAATGGAATGATGGTGAGAAATGGAGTTTATCATTTACTGATGCTCATGATCTCACTCAGGCACGGGATGATAGCTTGAACTGTAGCATCAAGGCATCCCTTGCTATGAGAATGGATGCCTCTAAAACATTTGTCTTGATTGTTGGGAGTAACACCAAAAGCCGCAGATCAGGTGAATGCACATATTGTTCGAACTTCGACAACGGTAAGTGCAAAACGGGGCATACAGTAAGTAATGACAGTTTCATCGAATATGAGTGCAAAAAGGCGGTTCGAGATAGAGAAAATATCAAAATTGTAATACTATATAATGCGGCAACTGTTAATAAAAGCAAGTGCCCCGATGTCATTAAAGAGTATGGTACGCACGCTCCAATGCAAAAAATGAAAGATGGCAAGCATTATTGGGATTATCAATCTGTTAAGAATGCAATGGGGTTATAG
- a CDS encoding ferritin family protein, with translation MNENEIELTTYDRLLRAWENSMELVRDYEMYSKRIEDEKIKQVFKDFAQDEGMHASKLRDILLDYKKQ, from the coding sequence ATGAACGAAAATGAAATTGAACTTACCACGTATGACAGACTTTTGAGAGCATGGGAGAACTCCATGGAGCTGGTAAGAGACTACGAAATGTACTCAAAAAGGATTGAAGATGAAAAGATTAAGCAGGTGTTCAAGGATTTTGCGCAAGACGAAGGAATGCATGCCAGTAAGCTTCGTGACATCCTGTTGGATTACAAAAAACAGTAA
- a CDS encoding helix-turn-helix domain-containing protein codes for MAISYKKLWKLLIDRDMKKKDLQKLAGISSATITKLGKNENVSTEIIQKICIALECDVCDIMEMDDTKRS; via the coding sequence ATGGCAATTAGTTATAAAAAACTTTGGAAGCTTCTTATTGATAGAGATATGAAAAAGAAAGACTTACAGAAACTTGCAGGCATTAGTTCTGCTACGATCACAAAGCTTGGTAAAAACGAAAATGTTAGTACAGAAATAATACAAAAAATCTGTATAGCGTTGGAGTGTGACGTCTGTGATATCATGGAAATGGATGATACCAAACGGAGTTAA
- a CDS encoding macro domain-containing protein, with amino-acid sequence MKGIKQIISLLPKILTDSLKLAFTILGGIGIVVGFTSFSLNCIGKLPAQIGVVTLVYVVLVIGTIYIKRKLTKNQVTLNIRGMKVIVKQGDIFSANGWKLIPFNEYFDTQVDDIIVAHNSLNGKYIDSLSDDEKEALKLAIATDNRSPLQRYESTDGAKTRYELGTIKVFQDVMMLALTHFNEQNEAHTNRAEYENTLRKMWKEINRTYQGKPINIPLIGGGLTRLDDMTDKPNEQLLRCILCTLRTSNVTFDENVQISIILTKKALETINLYELKGEK; translated from the coding sequence ATGAAAGGAATAAAGCAGATAATATCACTGCTTCCAAAAATCCTGACAGACAGCCTCAAACTCGCATTTACGATACTTGGTGGAATAGGAATTGTAGTAGGTTTCACGTCGTTCTCGCTCAACTGTATAGGCAAACTGCCTGCCCAGATTGGAGTAGTTACACTTGTGTATGTTGTACTTGTTATCGGAACGATATATATAAAGCGTAAACTTACAAAAAATCAGGTTACGTTGAATATTCGTGGTATGAAAGTTATTGTGAAACAGGGAGATATATTCTCTGCTAATGGCTGGAAGCTTATCCCATTCAATGAGTACTTCGACACTCAGGTTGACGATATAATTGTTGCGCATAATTCTCTTAACGGGAAATATATAGACTCTCTTTCCGATGATGAAAAGGAAGCGCTTAAACTAGCTATTGCTACAGATAACAGAAGTCCTTTGCAGAGATATGAGTCAACCGATGGTGCAAAGACAAGATATGAGCTGGGTACAATCAAGGTTTTTCAAGATGTTATGATGTTGGCTTTAACACATTTTAATGAGCAAAACGAGGCACACACAAACCGTGCCGAATATGAAAATACTCTGCGAAAGATGTGGAAAGAAATTAATCGTACATATCAAGGCAAACCGATAAACATTCCGCTTATCGGCGGTGGACTTACTCGACTCGACGATATGACGGATAAGCCAAATGAGCAACTGCTTAGATGTATTCTCTGTACTCTTCGGACGAGTAACGTCACTTTTGATGAAAATGTTCAGATATCCATAATTCTTACGAAAAAGGCGTTAGAAACTATAAATCTTTATGAACTGAAAGGAGAAAAATAA
- a CDS encoding DNA cytosine methyltransferase: protein MRFEFEAVDIFSGCGGVSCGLTLAGFKVKAAVEIDRSAVETYQSYQPLSMVKVLHDDICNLSGWEILKAADIKKDDIYLFAGCPPCQNFSRKNPKNIKKTLAERKKLLFEFLRIIEELEPPFILMENVPGLKTKSNKEILDEFLTRLRKRYLVVEGILNSADYGVPQIRKRFVLHAVREDIHKELNDSGFQFELPKPTHSEKETDGLLPWKTVQEAIGDLPPIRAGETYVDPEGEIHNHKCANLSDINLQRIRAIRANGGSRDGLPEDLVLECHKKKDANGNVFSGHKDVYGIMDANKPAPTMTGGCLSYSKGRYGHYEQDRAISIREAARLQTFPDNFIFSNSLTAAALQIGNAVPIDLVKASAIVLKQAMYIVKEKRIKKKRS, encoded by the coding sequence ATGAGATTTGAATTTGAAGCAGTAGACATATTTTCAGGCTGCGGAGGTGTATCCTGTGGACTTACTTTGGCTGGTTTTAAAGTAAAAGCTGCGGTTGAAATTGATCGTAGCGCAGTAGAAACCTATCAAAGCTATCAACCGCTTAGCATGGTAAAAGTATTGCATGATGACATTTGCAATTTGAGCGGTTGGGAAATACTTAAAGCCGCTGATATAAAAAAGGATGACATATATTTGTTCGCTGGCTGTCCTCCATGCCAAAACTTCTCACGTAAAAACCCAAAAAACATAAAGAAAACCCTTGCTGAACGCAAAAAACTTTTATTTGAGTTTTTGCGAATAATCGAGGAATTGGAACCACCGTTCATACTGATGGAGAATGTGCCAGGCCTTAAGACCAAATCCAACAAGGAAATCCTCGACGAATTTCTAACTCGTCTGAGAAAGAGATATTTGGTGGTAGAAGGCATTCTTAACTCTGCTGACTACGGAGTTCCGCAGATACGTAAGCGATTTGTGCTACATGCCGTGCGAGAAGACATTCACAAGGAATTGAATGATAGCGGGTTTCAATTCGAGCTTCCGAAGCCAACTCACTCAGAGAAAGAAACTGACGGTTTACTCCCGTGGAAAACGGTACAAGAAGCCATCGGTGATCTACCGCCCATTAGAGCGGGTGAAACCTACGTGGATCCCGAAGGGGAAATTCACAATCATAAGTGCGCTAATTTGAGCGATATCAACCTTCAGCGCATACGGGCAATCCGGGCCAACGGTGGTTCGCGTGACGGATTACCAGAAGATTTGGTCTTGGAGTGCCATAAAAAAAAGGATGCTAATGGCAATGTCTTTTCAGGACATAAGGATGTTTACGGTATTATGGATGCTAACAAACCAGCACCTACAATGACAGGAGGATGCCTAAGCTATTCAAAGGGGCGCTATGGACACTACGAACAGGATAGGGCAATTTCAATTCGTGAAGCGGCTCGTTTGCAAACATTTCCAGACAATTTCATATTCAGTAACTCGCTTACAGCGGCTGCTCTGCAAATTGGCAATGCTGTACCGATAGACCTTGTAAAGGCGAGTGCTATAGTACTGAAACAAGCAATGTATATAGTAAAAGAGAAAAGAATTAAAAAAAAACGCAGCTGA
- a CDS encoding mismatch-specific DNA-glycosylase — MDNFYYEKPLPDILAPGLKVVFIGYNPGLLSAKNRHHYSHKSNRFWRFLYESGLTPVRFQPEDDRKILELGYGSTNIVDRQTKAANEISTDEVIEGSANLYRVLDTLKPRIACYVGIGVYRAYASSILKVPASGVNVKPGLQSRSILEDTLDFVCYSTSGLNSVPFEEQRKCFADLKKLLDSIG; from the coding sequence ATGGATAATTTTTATTACGAAAAGCCGCTGCCGGATATTCTTGCACCTGGACTTAAAGTTGTCTTTATAGGTTATAATCCGGGCTTGCTGTCAGCAAAAAACAGGCACCACTATTCACATAAAAGCAACAGATTTTGGAGATTTTTGTATGAATCAGGTCTGACACCTGTCAGATTCCAACCGGAGGATGACAGAAAAATCCTTGAGCTAGGTTATGGCTCTACAAATATTGTTGACAGGCAGACCAAAGCTGCCAACGAAATTAGTACTGATGAAGTTATTGAAGGTTCGGCAAACCTATACAGGGTTTTGGATACTTTAAAACCTCGAATTGCCTGCTATGTGGGAATAGGAGTGTACCGTGCGTATGCTTCAAGTATTTTGAAGGTACCTGCATCCGGTGTTAATGTTAAGCCAGGTCTACAATCTAGAAGTATACTTGAAGATACCTTGGATTTTGTTTGCTACAGTACAAGTGGGCTGAATTCAGTTCCTTTTGAGGAACAACGTAAGTGCTTTGCTGATTTGAAAAAACTTTTGGATTCTATTGGGTAA
- a CDS encoding ATP-dependent DNA helicase, with translation MTTEEILRTNLTDEQYNAVVDESKHILCLACAGSGKSRTLAYKIAYLVSKGESPESIVAFTFTEKAAESIKRRVAEALHKFGLPENYIGAMFIGTLDSFCQKLIGNIDARYRQFDILDQNGLILFVMSRFYQLEIQSNGGYFKTINELTKAWQTLNNENIPLSDIAKHDTVLYTQLSNLASKLLNDGYMDFSYAIRLAVDELKKISLKGGSYIEKYKYLFVDEYQDINPIQEEFIKTFANHLDMLFVVGDDDQAIYGWRGANVQNILTFKDRYNDVSIHKLLINFRSTKAIVETANSFVQANLNYERLPKDISSNSDRNIQDLRKLWFTTRDEEAQWIANRIKSLIGTTYIEYNPDGTEKSRRGLTYSDFAILLRSIHNSYGENRDVQFVNALQALSIPCKTTGEGGIFDRPYAQCILSIMELLRDSTNDRTAAERIFNEQVLPNFPQADKVKYLQVLQHWQQEIHAPCESVRRKVYPQQFLHDLLDALMLRAIENNEIALRDLGLFSKIILDVEQTYVSIDSPRRYREMLNFLSNIAQNSYELEPIDYITKDDAVNISTIHKVKGLEFPVVFVADLVSQRFPGRNETYNGLIPQPLMMNAISRGAYGCRVQDEARLFYTAITRAERILYMSGSTSHPGLKRGKRRSQFIINLNHPNMREDLTFDELAEKMEPTPRFADSELPTDYSSVKKYLKCPYSYKLSTIYGYNAAVPELFGFGKTSHTILERLHQKFKDRTPTADEVEEIVESTFMLKHVFPSNDPVNRPGSYERAKQLVQRIMTEYSYRYASDFGRLRQDEARFEISVKDALITGAIDLLLLEDPKRGIITADVIDFKSMETPEDVASYDWRDMSVQVQLYSKAAKEVLGENVETGYIHTLKDNQRTAVPVDNQSVNNAIGVIEWAVKGILIGDFPMRACPQNCVSCDFKAMCAQKLQAFKNTETPPQINTPAGLKTIAALDIESEGGY, from the coding sequence ATGACTACTGAAGAAATCCTGCGGACTAACTTAACAGATGAACAGTACAACGCAGTTGTAGACGAATCAAAGCATATCCTTTGTTTGGCTTGCGCTGGCTCGGGAAAATCTCGAACGCTTGCTTATAAAATTGCGTATTTGGTTTCTAAGGGGGAGTCTCCCGAAAGCATTGTCGCTTTTACGTTTACGGAGAAGGCCGCCGAATCAATAAAACGCAGAGTGGCAGAGGCACTACATAAATTCGGATTGCCAGAAAACTATATAGGTGCTATGTTCATAGGAACATTGGATTCTTTCTGCCAAAAACTGATTGGCAATATTGATGCGAGGTATCGCCAGTTTGATATCCTTGATCAGAACGGGTTGATTCTGTTTGTAATGTCGCGCTTCTACCAATTAGAAATTCAGAGTAATGGAGGATATTTCAAAACGATAAATGAACTCACAAAAGCATGGCAAACACTTAATAATGAGAATATTCCATTGAGTGATATTGCAAAACATGACACAGTATTGTATACGCAGCTTTCGAATCTAGCCTCAAAGCTGCTCAACGATGGCTATATGGATTTTTCATATGCTATTAGGTTAGCGGTTGATGAATTAAAGAAAATCTCTCTCAAAGGTGGATCATATATCGAAAAATACAAATATCTTTTTGTCGATGAATATCAAGACATTAATCCCATTCAGGAGGAATTCATCAAAACATTCGCCAATCATCTGGACATGTTGTTTGTGGTTGGAGATGATGACCAAGCCATCTACGGCTGGCGTGGTGCAAATGTCCAGAATATATTGACATTTAAAGACAGATATAACGATGTTTCTATACATAAATTGCTTATCAATTTTAGAAGCACCAAGGCGATTGTTGAAACGGCAAATAGTTTTGTGCAGGCAAATCTTAATTACGAACGATTGCCAAAAGATATAAGCTCCAATTCTGATAGAAATATACAAGACCTTCGTAAACTCTGGTTTACTACTCGTGATGAAGAGGCACAATGGATAGCAAATCGGATTAAATCTCTTATTGGAACTACTTATATTGAATACAATCCAGACGGAACCGAGAAAAGCCGACGCGGGTTAACTTATAGTGATTTTGCCATCTTGCTTCGCAGCATACATAATTCCTATGGTGAAAACCGTGATGTTCAATTTGTAAATGCTTTGCAAGCCTTGAGTATTCCATGCAAAACTACAGGAGAAGGTGGGATCTTTGATCGCCCATACGCACAGTGTATTTTGTCAATAATGGAATTATTACGTGATAGTACAAATGATAGAACAGCGGCAGAAAGGATATTTAATGAGCAAGTGTTGCCCAATTTTCCACAAGCGGATAAGGTCAAATATCTTCAGGTGCTACAGCACTGGCAGCAAGAGATACATGCCCCGTGCGAGAGTGTAAGGCGCAAGGTGTACCCACAGCAGTTTTTACATGACTTGTTGGATGCACTTATGCTTCGTGCTATTGAAAACAATGAAATAGCATTGCGTGATTTGGGACTGTTTAGCAAAATCATATTGGATGTTGAGCAAACCTATGTCAGCATTGACTCTCCCAGACGTTATCGCGAAATGTTAAATTTTCTTTCTAACATTGCACAGAACAGTTATGAATTGGAACCAATTGACTACATTACAAAGGACGATGCTGTTAACATTTCCACTATACATAAGGTCAAGGGCTTAGAATTTCCTGTTGTGTTCGTGGCTGATTTGGTGTCGCAACGTTTCCCAGGCAGAAATGAAACATATAATGGATTGATACCACAACCACTCATGATGAATGCAATTAGCCGTGGCGCTTATGGTTGTCGTGTCCAAGATGAAGCTCGTCTTTTTTACACTGCTATTACTCGTGCTGAACGCATTTTGTACATGAGCGGTAGTACATCACATCCAGGGTTGAAACGTGGAAAACGACGGTCGCAATTTATCATAAATTTAAACCATCCGAATATGCGAGAAGATTTGACATTTGACGAGTTAGCTGAAAAGATGGAGCCTACTCCACGTTTTGCTGATAGCGAATTACCGACAGACTATTCATCTGTAAAAAAATATTTGAAATGTCCGTATTCTTACAAGCTCTCTACCATATACGGTTACAATGCAGCAGTACCAGAATTATTCGGGTTTGGGAAAACGAGTCACACTATTTTAGAACGGTTGCATCAGAAATTCAAAGACAGGACACCCACAGCGGATGAAGTAGAGGAAATCGTGGAATCAACTTTCATGTTGAAGCATGTTTTCCCAAGCAACGATCCCGTCAACCGTCCAGGTTCATATGAACGTGCAAAGCAACTTGTACAGCGCATAATGACTGAATATTCGTATAGATATGCATCCGACTTTGGACGCTTGCGGCAAGACGAGGCGCGTTTTGAAATTTCAGTTAAGGATGCATTGATAACAGGAGCCATTGATTTGCTTCTGCTGGAAGATCCAAAAAGAGGTATTATTACAGCGGATGTTATCGACTTTAAGTCGATGGAAACACCTGAGGACGTTGCATCTTATGATTGGCGGGATATGTCTGTTCAGGTGCAATTATACTCAAAGGCGGCAAAAGAGGTTTTAGGCGAAAATGTGGAAACAGGTTATATACATACATTAAAAGACAATCAGCGTACTGCTGTGCCAGTGGACAACCAATCCGTAAACAACGCCATCGGTGTTATTGAATGGGCTGTCAAAGGGATACTCATTGGTGACTTTCCTATGAGAGCTTGTCCACAGAACTGTGTTAGTTGCGACTTTAAGGCAATGTGCGCTCAAAAGCTCCAAGCCTTCAAAAACACGGAAACCCCTCCGCAAATCAACACTCCAGCGGGTTTGAAAACTATCGCCGCGTTGGACATTGAAAGTGAGGGAGGTTATTAA
- the rlmD gene encoding 23S rRNA (uracil(1939)-C(5))-methyltransferase RlmD, with protein sequence MKQPSQNILSQNKTYKIDITGLTHEGQGVGKIQGFVVFVDGVLPGENVDIKIVKQTKSYAVGRLVKINRSSKDRVKPFCPVYDKCGGCAVQHMTYQAQLNFKKDTVLQNITRIGGLQDVKVNDTIGMENPYKYRNKVQYPVGCDNGEIKIGFYETRSHNIIDSNLCDIQPDESNKIRDVVRNFCKEAGVTIYDEKTGKGLLRHVMVRKGFKTGEIMVVLVINGDKLIKSDELVKKLLEEFPDIMSIILNINTRNTNIILGDKNVCIYGQKYISDYIGSFRFEISPLSFFQVNPIQTEVLYEKALEYAGLSGNETVFDLYCGIGTISLFLSQKAKRVVGVEVVADAISDAKRNAELNGVSNVEFLVGEAEKVIPDLYAQGVKADVVVVDPPRKGCDQVLLNTLVEMQPQRIVYVSCNPSTLARDLKYLTEQGFEVMEVQPVDMFPWTGHVETICLMSKK encoded by the coding sequence ATGAAACAGCCTTCTCAAAATATATTATCACAGAATAAAACATATAAAATTGATATTACAGGTTTAACTCATGAAGGACAGGGTGTAGGAAAAATTCAGGGATTTGTGGTTTTTGTTGATGGAGTTCTTCCCGGAGAAAATGTTGATATCAAAATAGTAAAACAAACCAAGAGCTATGCTGTAGGACGGCTTGTTAAAATAAACAGGTCTTCTAAGGACAGAGTAAAGCCTTTCTGTCCTGTATATGACAAATGCGGAGGTTGTGCAGTTCAGCACATGACGTATCAGGCACAACTTAATTTCAAAAAAGATACTGTTCTTCAAAATATTACAAGAATAGGCGGTCTTCAAGATGTTAAGGTAAATGATACAATTGGAATGGAAAACCCATATAAATACAGGAACAAGGTCCAATATCCGGTGGGTTGTGATAACGGTGAAATAAAAATAGGTTTCTATGAGACAAGGTCTCACAATATTATTGACAGCAATTTGTGTGATATCCAGCCTGATGAGAGCAATAAAATAAGGGATGTTGTAAGAAATTTCTGCAAGGAAGCGGGTGTAACCATTTATGATGAAAAAACCGGCAAGGGACTTCTTCGTCATGTAATGGTGAGGAAAGGCTTTAAAACCGGTGAAATTATGGTGGTGCTGGTTATTAACGGCGACAAATTGATAAAATCCGATGAACTGGTTAAAAAGCTACTTGAGGAATTTCCAGATATAATGAGTATTATTTTAAATATAAATACCAGGAACACCAATATTATTCTTGGAGATAAAAATGTATGTATTTATGGACAGAAGTACATATCTGACTATATTGGAAGCTTCAGATTTGAGATATCTCCTTTGTCTTTTTTTCAGGTTAATCCTATCCAGACGGAAGTGTTGTATGAAAAAGCTCTTGAATATGCAGGCCTTTCAGGGAATGAAACGGTTTTTGATTTGTATTGCGGTATAGGAACTATTTCACTTTTCCTTTCCCAGAAGGCAAAACGTGTTGTAGGGGTCGAGGTTGTTGCGGATGCTATCAGTGATGCTAAAAGAAATGCCGAGTTAAATGGTGTTTCAAATGTGGAGTTCCTGGTGGGAGAGGCAGAAAAGGTTATACCTGATTTGTATGCACAGGGAGTAAAAGCGGATGTGGTGGTTGTAGACCCACCAAGGAAAGGCTGTGACCAGGTGTTGCTTAATACTTTGGTGGAAATGCAGCCACAGCGGATTGTTTACGTAAGCTGTAACCCGTCCACTCTGGCAAGAGATTTGAAGTACCTGACGGAACAAGGTTTTGAGGTGATGGAAGTACAGCCGGTGGATATGTTTCCGTGGACGGGGCATGTTGAGACCATTTGCTTGATGTCTAAGAAATAA